In one window of Nomascus leucogenys isolate Asia chromosome 1a, Asia_NLE_v1, whole genome shotgun sequence DNA:
- the NANS gene encoding sialic acid synthase, producing the protein MPLELELCPGRWVGGQHPCFIIAEIGQNHQGDLDVAKRMIRMAKECGADCAKFQKSELEFKFNRKALERPYTSKHSWGKTYGEHKRHLEFSHDQYRELQRYAEEVGIFFTASGMDEMAVEFLHELNVPFFKVGSGDTNNFPYLEKTAKKGRPMVISSGMQSMDTMKQVYQIVKPLNLNFCFLQCTSAYPLQPEDVNLRVILEYQKLFPDIPIGYSGHETGIAISVAAVALGAKVLERHITLDKTWKGSDHSASLEPGELAELVRSVRLVERALGSPTKQLLPCEMACNEKLGKSVVAKVKIPEGTILTMDMLTVKVGEPKGYPPEDIFNLVGKKVLVTVEEDDTIMEELVDNHGKKIKS; encoded by the exons ATGCCGCTGGAGCTGGAGCTGTGTCCCGGGCGGTGGGTAGGCGGGCAACACCCGTGCTTCATCATTGCCGAGATCGGCCAGAACCACCAGGGCGACCTGGACGTGGCCAAGCGCATGATCCGCATGGCCAAG GAGTGTGGGGCTGATTGTGCCAAGTTCCAGAAGAGTGAGCTAGAATTCAAGTTTAATCGGAAAGCCTTGGAGAGGCCATACACCTCGAAGCATTCCTGGGGGAAGACGTATGGGGAGCACAAACGACATCTGGAGTTCAGCCATGACCAGTACAGGGAACTGCAGAGGTACGCTGAGGAGGTTGGGATCTTCTTCACTGCCTCTGGCATGGATGAG ATGGCAGTTGAATTCCTGCATGAACTGAATGTTCCATTTTTCAAAGTTGGATCTGGAGACACTAATAATTTTCCTTATCTGGAAAAGACAGCCAAAAAAG GTCGCCCAATGGTGATCTCCAGCGGGATGCAGTCGATGGACACCATGAAGCAAGTCTATCAGATCGTGAAGCCCCTCAACCTCAACTTCTGCTTCTTGCAGTGTACCAGTGCGTACCCGCTCCAGCCTGAGGACGTCAACCTGCGGGTCATCTTG gaaTATCAGAAGCTCTTTCCTGACATTCCCATAGGGTATTCTGGGCATGAAACAGGCATAGCGATATCTGTGGCCGCAGTGGCTCTGGGGGCCAAGGTGTTGGAACGTCACATAACTTTGGACAAGACCTGGAAGGGGAGTGACCATTCGGCCTCACTGGAGCCTGGAGAACTGGCCGAGCTGGTGCGGTCAGTGCGTCTTGTGGAGCGTGCCCTGGGCTCCCCAACCAAGCAGCTGCTGCCCTGTGAGATGGCCTGCAATGAGAAG CTGGGCAAGTCTGTGGTGGCCAAAGTGAAAATTCCGGAAGGCACCATTCTAACAATGGACATGCTCACCGTGAAGGTGGGTGAGCCCAAAGGCTATCCTCCTGAAGACATCTTTAATCTGGTGGGCAAGAAGGTCCTGGTCACTGTTGAAGAGGATGACACCATCATGGAAGAATTGGTAGATAATCATGGCAAAAAAATcaagtcttaa